In the Nitrososphaerota archaeon genome, CGGCGCCGAATAGGCCGAATATTGCGCCAGAGGATCCGGCGGAAACCGAGTCTATTCCGATGAAGAGGCTGAGCACGCTACCGAAGAGACCTGACGCTAAATAGATTGTAAGATACTGCTTGCTGTTGAACAGCATCTCCGCGCCCATGCCGAATATCCACAGGAAAATCATGTTGCCGAACAGATGAGCTAAATTGACGTGTACAAAGTTTGAGGTGAAGAGCTGCCAGACTGCACCTTGCAGAACAAAATAGTTGGCTTGGCCGACTATGCGCAGAACATATTCACTGGTCTCGACGAAGTTTCCGCTGGCTATGGATGTCCCGATGTAGACTAAGACATTCACAAGAATAAGGAGCCTTGTCGGAGAGGCTGGTTCGCCTGATAAACGCTGCATCAGGCTTCAGATGCCTGTTTAGTGAGCGGTTTTCTTCGCTCGATGATGCAGATTATACTCGTAGAACATAATCAGGGTTACTGTCGCTACGAAGAACACCGTCATGAAGAGATCCACGTTACTGAAGAAGCCCGCTACATCCAATTCAATCTCATCCTTGTCTGACCGTTCACTCTTTAACTTCACCAATAAATCTTTTTACATTAACTCGACTGTCAGACCAGACAACAACCACTAACTACTTACCTGCTTGCCTGCACTTGGCTCTTCTCTAGGTGGTTCGGCTTCCCTTCGTAAACAACCTGTTCGGGCAGCTTTTCTGACCATCTTCTCAGAAACTCGAGATCCTCTTCACGTCTACGCATATCATCCGGAAGCATAACGGGTATCTCATCAATAATCGGGTAGAACCGATGACATTTAGAGCAGACGAGAACGCCTTCGACAATCAAGTCACCCTCAGACTTGAGCTCAATCAAATCCAGCGGATAATGCTTGTCAATTGGGCAGGCAAGTATGTCGAGAAGACTTCGCTTCAAAGTCGTATCACACCTTGAGCTTACTAAAGAAGTAAAAAGGGTTATCGCTCTCGAACCCTGAATCAATTATTTTATTGCTAGTCTAACAGCTCTACTTGAAAGCATAGGAATCCAATTGCTTATCGGGTGATCACGCAGAGTGATCGAACATAAATAAATTTCCTGATGATAAAACGGGTCTTCGTTGACCTTAGGCTGTTGATTGATTACTTGTATTGTTTTTTGGTTAAAGGAGGCCTTTCGTGCGCCGGCGCCACTGCTGCCATAGGCCGAGGGAGGGATATATAAAGCGAGGAAAAGCGTGTAGGAAACTATTGTTATTCCTGATGAATCTGCATCAGGTAGTACCTTAGGCTGCAGAAGTTGCAAGGATGCATGGTGTGGGCTTGCAAGACTACATCCCAGTGATTCCTTTTGTTAGTGTAGCAGACCTGCTAGACCGGCTGCTCGGGGTTGCAAGATATTGGTTTATGCTTCCCTTATTGTCAAAGGAGCAACAATGTTACTTGGCCGGGAGTCTAGTCTGAACTTATGTTTCTGCTAGCTTGTTTGCGATTAGCATGGATGTTCGCGCTACGTCTATTGCGTTTCGGCCTAGAATGATGACCATCGGTTCTTTTCCGAAGTCGCCTTTGTGGTATATTATGTCTGGAACTACTCCTGCTTTCTCTATCGCTTGCTGTGTTCCCCAAGTTGTTGATCCCCCTTCTTTCTGTTTTACTTCGGGCGGTTCTTGGGCTCTGTCGTAGGAGGCGATTATCATCTTCATCTCATGGCAGATTCGGATTGTTTCCTCCGAGTACCGTATGTTCATCGCGGCTCGTATTGATGGATTCGACTGCATTGCGACAAGTATTATTCTTGCAATGTGGCTTGATGCGCCGAAGGCTGGGCAGCTAGCCGCCTTTACGCCCCTCTCAACCTTTGATATTCGTCCTGGGATAGCTGCAACATCCAGAGGATCTTCAGCTAAGGTGAGCGCCATCCCTATGTTGCTGCTTGTCTCCGGGATCAAGGTGGCTACCTCCGGGTGCTCTTCAAGCATCCAAGCCGCCTCACGAACCTCTCTTAACACCCGGTAACGTTCTCCTTCACGGTACAGTTCTGCTAAGCTGTTCACAGGCCCGTAGCCTTTGCCTATTGAGTAGGAGAACTTGACCGCTTCTGAGACAAGCTTCTTTGCTCTTCCAACCGCTTCGACGACTGATCTGCCTTTGGCCATTTCGGCGGCAATTGCTGATGCGAAGACGCAGCCGGTGCCGTGAGTGTTCGCCGTATCAATTCTCTCCGACTCGAAGAGCCGTATCTCTCCCTCGTAGTAGAGAGTGTCAATCACCTTGTCCTGCATAGGACGGTGGCCTCCCTTCACTACAACCGCTGTGGCGCCCTGCTCTCCTAGAGTTTTAGCTGCGCTTCTAGCATCTTCAAGGCTGTGAATATCAACTCCGCTTAGCTTAGCGGCCTCCACTGCGTTAGGCGTCAGAACTGTCGCTAAAGGTATAAGCTTCTTTTTCAGAACCTCTATCGCGTCCTCTCGTAGCAGCTCAGCGCCGCTCTTCGAGATCATCACCGGGTCGACTATGATTGGAACTTTGAGGTCTTTGATTTCTTCTGTCACAGTTTTGATCACATCTGCTGTGTGAAGCATCCCGGTTTTGACGACGTCCACACCAATGTCCTCTACGACTGCTCGTATCTGGGCTCGGATTACTTTGGGCTCAATATCCTGCACCGCGGTTACAGCCTCTGTGTTCTGGGCGGTGATGGCTGTTAAAGCGGACATACCGTAGACACCTAGGGCTGCGAAGGTTTTGAGATCCGCCTGTATCCCGGCTCCGCCGCCTGAGTCTGAGCCTGCTATTGTGAGTGCACGCGGTGGTTTCCTGCTCTCCATCATCATTCTACTCTGGATTACTTTGGGATGTTGCAATTAAATTGTTCTCTCTGGGATGTATTTTGCTGAGGAGCCAGTAGATTACAGCCGACGCGAGCAGGGTGGGTAGTGACGCACCTAGATCCGGTGCGTATGTGACGATTAGGTTGTATATTGCTGCGCCGCTTATCCACGCTGCGATTGCTCGTAGATTGATCTCACGCCAGTACCGGTAGGCTCCGCCGTGCACATAGATGGCCTGCACGTTGTATCTTCTCCGGTTGATTACAAAGTAGTCGATCAGCAGGATGCCGAAGATCGGGATGAATATGGCGCCGATCCAGAGGAGGAACCCTTCGTACTGCATTATCGGGATCAACATAGCGAGCACCATACTCAGGATGCCTACGCCGATTACGAGGAGCCGCTGCTTAGCCTGTGGGAAGAGATTCTGTATCGAGACGGCCGCTGAGTAGAGATCCGCGAAGCCGTTATCCGCTTCGTAGGTTAGGATGAAGAGAAGAGTAATGGCTCCGAACTGCACCAACAGAATCGCGGCCACTATATCTGCTGTGCTGGTGAGAAGCACTAGAAGCGCGCCTACACTATAGCCTATAACGTTCGCAATCACGTACCCGATGTAGGTGCCCCAGAACCCAGCGCTTGAGCTCTTCGCGAACCGGCTGTAGTCAGAGACGAGCGGCATCCAAGAGACCGGCATAGCGATTACAATATCCATAGCTAAGAGCAGTGGAAGCCCACCTTTACCCGGCGACGCTAAGACTCCGTGGATCTGGCCTGAGGTGGCTAAGACATAGGTAATCCAGATTACTGAGCCGTATAGCACCCAGATTTCGAACTTCTCAAGCCACTGCTTCACGAACGTCAAAGGTCCTTCAATACCTGTCAAGACCAAAATTGCTGAGAAGAAGATAACCCAGACATAGAAGACTGAGTACCCTAGGAGCTTGATAGAAACTTGATCCGCCGCCAAGGCCATTACTACAATCTCGAAGGTTGTCCAACCTATGAGTTGAAACACGTTCAGCAGGCTTGGGAGAAACGAGCCCCGTATCCCGAAGGCTGGCCGCAGCATCACCATGGTAGGAACCGCGTTGTCGCTGCCAATAATGCCTGCAAGCGCTAAAGGCAGACTCCCGATCAGACTTCCAGCAACAATAATCATCAGAGCGGTGTAAACGTCAAGCTGAGGCACAAGAAGTGAACCGGCCCAGAATACGAGCAACCCGTTCCCGAGACTGCTCCAGAGAACGAAGTAGTCGAGTTTTCCAAGGTACCGGTGATTCTTCGGAACTGGCTCAATACCCCATTCCGGAGGTGTATGTATCGTTCCTTCCCTATGCTCAGCCAAGCCAAACAACCTCCACAACCATTGTAAACATACCGTTTTCACCCTCTTTTCAACGGAAGACGGATCACTTGGTCAACCGCCTTCTCCTCAACAACTTCTAGAGCCTGCTCTTCCCTCTCAGAAAGCCCAGACCCTTGATCATCATGTAATCGCTCTCCCCTGTATGCGTTAGCGACCACTGTCTCAGATCTTTCGAAGAGATCAACAATTCTCTGAGGCTCACCTGCCTGAAGATAAAGCGTCAAATCATTAACAAACAGAACCGGGTTTACCTTCTCGATCAATTCATCTAAAAACCTGTCAATCAAGCTTGCATTTTCCTCTGCCAATCTGAGCACCTCCTCGCTGCTTCTGCCCTCAAGCCTCGGAGCGTGAATAACAGATGGCCTCACATATCTGACTGATACGATGCTTCTGCTAAACTCTTTGAGGCTTCTACCGAGCTTCGCGGAGCCGAGGTTGAGTGCAGGCGCAAGATCGAGAACCGTTATCATGCGTCCAAATCCGAGTGAAACAGCTTCATCCAAGATCTTTGCTGTTAACGCAGTCTTCCCTGTACATACATCTCCTACGATCAAGGTTTTCACGCCTCGGAGATTGTTAAAACTGAAGTCTTTGGATGATGCCTCTCCTTCTAAGTGCAAGAACTATCACGAATCCCATAATTGCGCCGGGTATGCTGCTGAACCAGAATAGAGCGAGGAAGATTTGCCACTGCGCCGTTAGGCCTAGGAAGGGTGGTGAGGCCGGGATGTGAAGCAGAGGCTGCACTATCAGTGCGCTCAACAGTGCGCCCATGCCGGTTCCTATCGGCTCGGTTAGTGCGACGAAGTCTTTTTTGATAATGTAGTGGTAAGTTACTCCAACTACAAGCGCCCCGGGTATTCCGCCGGTGAAGGCGAATATTGTTCCCACTCCGAATGAAAATCTGAGTACGCCTATGGAGAACGCGATGAGTATCGCATACCATGGACCAAGTATGATTCCGGCGATACCGTTTATCATGTGTTGGTATGGAAGAACCTTGGTCGGTCCTGCTGGTATTGAGCCTGGGTAGAATGAGAGGGCGACTCCGAGAGCGATGAGAAAAGCTGACAGCGCGATCTTCGCGGAGTGAGCCATACTTTTTTCTCAATCACAACTGTTTATAAACTTGTTAATAAGTGACTTATAGAATTGTGTACGGGCTATGCACCCACCCTCAGAATTAATGACGAAACATCTCCTCCCAGCGCTTCGAGGTCTCGTAACCCACAACCTGGATCGAAAGGGATACAGCCAGAGCCGAATAGCCGGCCTTTTAGGCATAACTCAAGCCGCCGTAAGCCTCTACCTTACAAAGAAACCCGGTGTCTATTTTGAGAAGACAAGAGAGCTTGGAGTTCCAGACGCTGATACTGAACGATATGTTGAGATGCTGTCGGAGGATGTGGTTCGAGGTCGCGTTGAGGCAATATACACTTTATCGTCACTGTGGCGTAACCTCTTAGCTGCAGGAGCGCTATGCGCCGTTCATCGACGGGAATCATCTATTCTTGAAGAATGCGATGTCTGTATGCGGCTCTACGGGCCGGTTCAGAAGGATGTGGAGAAGACGGAGGTTCTCCGCGAAGTTGAGAGAGCCGCTAAGATAGTTGAGAACTCACCTTTCTTCCCCAAGGTAATGCCTGAAGTCTCAGTAAACATTGTCATGGCGGCGCCTGAAGCAAGGACAGAGACGGACGTGGCCGCGCTTCCCGGAAGAATGGTGAAGATCCACGGGCGAGCTGGTCATATGTTGCCGGCTGAGTTCGGCATCTCACGACATATGGCGCGTATGCTCCTCACAGCGATGCACAGCAACTCCGAGATACAGGCCGCTCTCAACATACGACATGATCATAAGATGGATAATGTGCTGCAGGATCTGCGGCTAAACGTCGTCAGGATAGTCCGCGAAGATCATCAAGCCAGCCTCGAAGGAGATATTGTTGTCTCGGCCTTCAAAGCAAAGCTAAACACTTCCAGTGCAGAGCCCGCTCAGATTATTGTGGACGAAGGCGGCGAAGGGCTGGAGCCGAACACCTACATCTTCGGGAGAGACGCGACTGAAGCTGCTCAATTAGCTCTTGAGATTGCCAAGCGCTACGCGGCAGAGAAATAAACAGGCAAAAAGGCGGTGTTGCCTTAACTTAAGGTAACACCGCCCATTAACTGAGATAAGAGCTATTGAGGAAGTTATTGGTCGCTTCGACATCGTAGTCACAATTAAAGCGCGCGAAGTCGATGACTTGCACAACATCGTGACCCAGAAGATAGGTGGCATCGACGGAGTAAACCGGAGTGAGACCTTCATCGAACTGAAAGCTCAGCAGAAAGCATTCACGGCCAAAACTCCAGCTAGATACCGGTCACGTACGCAGGATACGCATCCAAGTGCGAATAGCGTAATTAGATGCTGCTGCTGATTAACCGTTCCTATCTATTGAGTTATCGGGTTTATTAGATTACGCCGAAAAGTGCATGCAGCACATATGACGGTATTCCTGAGAGCCGGAAGCGGCGGAGCTCCTCGGCGCGCGAATTCATGAACTGAATCTCCTTGAGCACATCTTCCAGATTTGATGCCTGATTTTGCTGCAGGCGCTTCTGCAGCAGATCCAGAGCATCTCTGAACCCGTCTTTATACGGTGTCATAAGCTGCTTGTATGATTGAAAAAGATAAATAGAATAGTTTGTCCATAATGGGACAAACACCATAATTTTTCCCTAATTATCAGCATTTCAATCTAGGCTGAGAATCGTTCAGTAAACAAATGGGTGAGAACCGGTCCGCATGTCTCAAGTCGCTGGCTCTGTCTAAAAGCGCCTCCGTAGGCCAGCTACGGATAAAAGCTTACCAAGTACTCCATAAATAGCAACAAAATAACATAAATTGGCCCATGATGGTTTAGAAACCATGGTTATGCGTTGTAACGACAAAGGAGTGATAGTTTGTCTTGAATGTCGTAATGGTTTGCTGGTTGCCACGGATGCTTCAAGTCCAAGTCCGATGACGATCAAGAATGAGTTGGTGTGTGGGACATGTCATCGAAGATACGACTGGATATAGTTGGTATCAACTTTGTTGAACCACTAGAACTCGCCCAAAACATGCATTCGTTGTCTCTGATTGTGAATGGTGACGGTGCAGCTTCCTTGGTCTCGCTGTCATCGAGGTTACATGGCTTATCTGGGTGAACCCATCCTTGAATGACATTCTAATGTGGCAGTTCACGAGTTTTGCAAAACGCAGTGATTTCGCCGAGATTGTGCAGCAGAGCCTGAGTGATATATTGGCGGAATCGTCTGCCCGTACAATTCTCTACTATCCCTGCGGGGCAACTGTTATCCAGTATCCTGAATTATTTGTTCAAAGGCTCAGACACATATTCGACATAAGTGCTGATGTAATAGTTAGGCGTATCATCAATAACCCTAGGAAAAAGAAGGCGGCCCAATTGTATAGTTCAGCCAGATACCGCGGCCCTAACTGAAAAAGTGATGAGGAATGTCTGATTATTTCGACGATTACGATTATGTGATGCTCAGGAAGCAGATGCTTGCCGACTTTGCGCAGTCTGTGAACGAGGTTTTAGGTCGTGAAGGAGGCACCATATTCTTTCTAGTCGGCGAAAGATCTGGGGCGAGATCAGCTTGGAGGCGCTTGGAGGAAAGTTTAGGGAGCAAAGAGGAAGCGCTTCACCGCTTGGAGCATCTTAAGCATGAGCAACGCTGGGGAGACATCGAGTTCTCCGGGCTTGACTTGAAGCGAAAGATCGGGAAGATTAGTCTCAAGAACTGTTTTGACGTCTCCTTCAAGAGCAGTATTGGTGAATGTTTCTTTATGCGAGGCTTCATCACAGGCTTCCTGTCCGAAATATTCCAAGACCGCATCGCCACATCCAATACTTACGACAAACCTTGCAACGGCACCTGCACACTGCTATTCTGGGTAACCGATGACAAGAACGGATAGTAATGTGAAACTGGCCAAAGCAAAGGACTGGATGCTTGCTTGCCTCCCAGTGTTTATGCCCGCCGGCAGCTGCTTCAGTCGGCTTCGAGGAGGGTTGTGAATTCGTTGTGATGCTCTTCTTCATCCTAGAGCATTTCTTCGAAGAGAAGGCGGTAGTGGTGTCGTTCTCCGCGGCCTTGATGATTTTGTGGTACAGCTGGACGCTTATTCCTCGTTTGCAGCGTTTTGTTTGATCCTTATTCAATGCTTCTTTGTTCAATCCGTTTTCTCGTTTCCGTGAACTGGTGCTAAATCAATAGATCGTTAGGAAAAACTATAGGTTTGTTTAGATTCTGCTAATATTAAATTTTTTATTGTGGTTTTCAGAATTAACGTTTAATAATTCGAATAGTTTTGTTTGCTTCCAATTTGCTGTCTGTCTCAGAGGCTGTTGATGCGGCTGTGAAAGATTTAACAGAAAATTATGGATTGCTAGCCCGCCGGGATGACGTGAAGAGCATTGTCGAAAAGGAACAGGAATTTGAGATCATGTTGATGGCTGCCAATCACGAGATGGCTGGTCGGAGATATTCCGCCAAGTGCATAGTGAACCGCATTACAGGATGCGTCAGCACTGAGGTCAGGAAAATAGGTGATTTTTCTTTCTAGCTTCCAGTAGTAGTTAAAGAAGAAAAAAAAGAGGACGGGTTGTTGGAATCTACGCGCCGATTTTGAAGACCTTGGTGCCGCAGACCGGACAGGTGCCTTTGGTGGCTGGTCTTCCGTTCTTCATGGTGATTTTCTGCGGGTTCTTGATATCTCTCTTAGTTCGGCATTTGACGCAATATGCCTGGACCATTCAGAGCACGCCTGAGCATACGCGCTGCAGTATTTATGCCCTCGCACGAAACCAGTGCCAAAATAAAGTTCCATAAGGCCTTCGGCTAGGGTAATTAATCGTAATTTTTTCTCACTTATTTGTCGGTTCAATGCTAGAAAAGCTTCTGTATTCTAACTAACTTGCCATAATTCATTGACTCAAGAAAATAATAATTGATATTTCCCATTTCTAGAACAAGTAGGTCTCACAGTTTATGCAAGGAGCGTTGACGGCCGATGTGGGTTTTGTTGAGCGGATACGTACTGGTGACCATTTGATCCTTTTCTACGATACTCAGGAGAACAAGCGGAGGGTGCTCTTCAAGTTTCTGGCAGCCGGTCTAAGAAGGAAGAAGCGAGGTGTCTATATCGCTTCGGAGGAAAGCCCCGAGCAGATCCGCTCAGCGATGATGGATTTTGGGGTTGATGCTCCGAGATACGAGGCGGAAGGTTCGCTGATAATCCATGGTTACTTGGGCTGGTATATCGAGGGCGGCGGATGCTGTGCGCCCGACAAAATATCGGCGCAC is a window encoding:
- a CDS encoding rhomboid family intramembrane serine protease, producing the protein MQRLSGEPASPTRLLILVNVLVYIGTSIASGNFVETSEYVLRIVGQANYFVLQGAVWQLFTSNFVHVNLAHLFGNMIFLWIFGMGAEMLFNSKQYLTIYLASGLFGSVLSLFIGIDSVSAGSSGAIFGLFGAVTIYSEGLDTRSIILAIFYSLYFLALNIGVNVNVYAHAGGLIIGLLLGYHYSRRTPKENRYLA
- a CDS encoding Trm112 family protein: MKRSLLDILACPIDKHYPLDLIELKSEGDLIVEGVLVCSKCHRFYPIIDEIPVMLPDDMRRREEDLEFLRRWSEKLPEQVVYEGKPNHLEKSQVQASR
- a CDS encoding bifunctional hydroxymethylpyrimidine kinase/phosphomethylpyrimidine kinase; this encodes MQHPKVIQSRMMMESRKPPRALTIAGSDSGGGAGIQADLKTFAALGVYGMSALTAITAQNTEAVTAVQDIEPKVIRAQIRAVVEDIGVDVVKTGMLHTADVIKTVTEEIKDLKVPIIVDPVMISKSGAELLREDAIEVLKKKLIPLATVLTPNAVEAAKLSGVDIHSLEDARSAAKTLGEQGATAVVVKGGHRPMQDKVIDTLYYEGEIRLFESERIDTANTHGTGCVFASAIAAEMAKGRSVVEAVGRAKKLVSEAVKFSYSIGKGYGPVNSLAELYREGERYRVLREVREAAWMLEEHPEVATLIPETSSNIGMALTLAEDPLDVAAIPGRISKVERGVKAASCPAFGASSHIARIILVAMQSNPSIRAAMNIRYSEETIRICHEMKMIIASYDRAQEPPEVKQKEGGSTTWGTQQAIEKAGVVPDIIYHKGDFGKEPMVIILGRNAIDVARTSMLIANKLAET
- the cytX gene encoding putative hydroxymethylpyrimidine transporter CytX; this translates as MAEHREGTIHTPPEWGIEPVPKNHRYLGKLDYFVLWSSLGNGLLVFWAGSLLVPQLDVYTALMIIVAGSLIGSLPLALAGIIGSDNAVPTMVMLRPAFGIRGSFLPSLLNVFQLIGWTTFEIVVMALAADQVSIKLLGYSVFYVWVIFFSAILVLTGIEGPLTFVKQWLEKFEIWVLYGSVIWITYVLATSGQIHGVLASPGKGGLPLLLAMDIVIAMPVSWMPLVSDYSRFAKSSSAGFWGTYIGYVIANVIGYSVGALLVLLTSTADIVAAILLVQFGAITLLFILTYEADNGFADLYSAAVSIQNLFPQAKQRLLVIGVGILSMVLAMLIPIMQYEGFLLWIGAIFIPIFGILLIDYFVINRRRYNVQAIYVHGGAYRYWREINLRAIAAWISGAAIYNLIVTYAPDLGASLPTLLASAVIYWLLSKIHPRENNLIATSQSNPE
- the thiW gene encoding energy coupling factor transporter S component ThiW, with translation MAHSAKIALSAFLIALGVALSFYPGSIPAGPTKVLPYQHMINGIAGIILGPWYAILIAFSIGVLRFSFGVGTIFAFTGGIPGALVVGVTYHYIIKKDFVALTEPIGTGMGALLSALIVQPLLHIPASPPFLGLTAQWQIFLALFWFSSIPGAIMGFVIVLALRRRGIIQRLQF
- a CDS encoding Lrp/AsnC ligand binding domain-containing protein, with product MKAREVDDLHNIVTQKIGGIDGVNRSETFIELKAQQKAFTAKTPARYRSRTQDTHPSANSVIRCCC
- a CDS encoding DUF5679 domain-containing protein; protein product: MVQAYCVKCRTKRDIKNPQKITMKNGRPATKGTCPVCGTKVFKIGA